A section of the Mycoplasmopsis synoviae ATCC 25204 genome encodes:
- a CDS encoding ABC transporter ATP-binding protein, producing the protein MEIKSNNTVIKPQGLPSHIEDLYQKLKVEFLNNRTNSPDLNVLVIDNIDKVYENGFQAVFGTSFFLKKGEFLSLLGPSGCGKTTTLRAIAGLDTATSGQIYINGADVTYSEPIDRDITMVFQNYALFPHLSVRKNITFGLDANPSKIGKEAKYYKEEKFIKNKINNLKQIQNDIVNLLKIKQKNQALLEKIQKHQAIYDKLKNKQSKKALSLFFKINGWKSVYQINTKKIAALESDKENAQGYGVEVESWKKKLEEIKLKKAQAAKEDNKKEIKEAKLKEVSEILGLDYYLDRKPAALSGGQRQRVALGRSIVSNPTLFLMDEPLSNLDAKLRASMRSEIRKIHERVNAATVYVTHDQIEAMTMSDKIAIMSDGFIQQIGSPDEVYKNPANLFVAQFIGNPTMNLFEGRFKDGHFVSNDWKVLIPNWKTKNIMPDVDIVFGIRPQDIYLTNDDYPNSDPTYFVEVVRSELLGNEIQYVGVIKELQKEIVFITDTYNKFKPGQVTKISIIPDRIHIFDKQTTISLTSEFNYETLSSLKNWVESEDKIKVRRDLLEFSKKQKLQIFSVIKLLKNLVKKVLKK; encoded by the coding sequence ATGGAAATCAAATCAAATAATACTGTTATCAAACCTCAAGGTCTTCCATCTCATATTGAAGATCTATATCAAAAATTAAAAGTAGAATTTTTAAATAATAGAACCAATAGTCCTGATTTAAATGTTTTAGTAATTGATAATATAGACAAAGTTTATGAAAATGGTTTTCAAGCCGTTTTTGGAACCTCTTTTTTTCTAAAAAAAGGAGAATTCCTTTCTCTGCTAGGGCCTTCTGGTTGTGGTAAAACTACTACCCTGCGTGCCATTGCAGGACTAGATACTGCAACTAGCGGACAAATTTATATTAATGGAGCTGATGTTACTTACTCAGAACCTATCGATAGAGATATAACTATGGTTTTCCAAAACTATGCGCTATTCCCTCACTTAAGCGTTAGAAAAAATATTACATTTGGTCTTGACGCTAATCCTTCTAAAATTGGTAAAGAAGCCAAATATTATAAAGAAGAAAAATTTATTAAAAATAAAATTAACAATTTAAAACAAATTCAAAATGATATTGTTAATTTACTTAAAATCAAACAAAAAAATCAAGCGCTTTTAGAAAAAATTCAAAAGCATCAAGCTATCTACGATAAGCTTAAAAACAAACAATCTAAAAAAGCGCTTTCACTATTTTTCAAAATAAATGGATGAAAATCTGTTTATCAAATTAATACCAAAAAAATTGCCGCACTTGAAAGCGATAAAGAAAACGCGCAAGGTTATGGTGTTGAAGTTGAATCTTGAAAGAAAAAGCTTGAAGAAATAAAGCTTAAAAAAGCGCAAGCTGCTAAAGAAGATAATAAAAAAGAAATCAAAGAAGCAAAGTTAAAAGAAGTTAGTGAAATTCTTGGTCTTGATTATTATTTAGATAGAAAACCAGCAGCTCTTTCAGGAGGGCAAAGACAAAGAGTAGCTCTTGGTAGATCAATTGTTTCAAATCCTACACTGTTTTTAATGGACGAACCGCTATCGAATTTAGATGCAAAACTTAGAGCTTCAATGCGTAGTGAAATTAGAAAAATTCACGAAAGAGTTAACGCAGCTACAGTTTACGTTACTCACGATCAAATTGAAGCTATGACTATGTCAGATAAAATTGCAATTATGTCAGATGGATTCATTCAACAAATAGGTTCACCAGACGAAGTATATAAAAACCCAGCGAATTTATTTGTTGCTCAATTTATAGGCAACCCTACTATGAATCTTTTTGAAGGTAGATTCAAAGATGGACACTTTGTATCTAATGACTGAAAAGTTTTAATTCCAAATTGAAAAACAAAAAACATCATGCCTGATGTTGATATCGTATTTGGAATTCGTCCTCAAGATATTTATCTAACTAATGATGATTATCCTAATAGCGATCCAACTTACTTTGTTGAAGTAGTTAGAAGTGAGCTTTTAGGAAACGAAATTCAATATGTAGGTGTTATCAAAGAATTGCAAAAAGAAATTGTATTTATCACCGATACCTACAACAAGTTTAAACCCGGACAAGTTACAAAAATTTCAATTATCCCTGATAGAATTCATATTTTTGACAAACAAACTACCATTTCTTTAACTTCAGAATTTAATTATGAAACTTTATCATCTCTTAAAAACTGAGTGGAGTCTGAAGATAAGATAAAAGTTAGAAGAGATTTATTAGAATTTAGTAAAAAACAAAAATTACAAATATTTTCTGTGATAAAACTACTAAAAAATCTTGTCAAAAAAGTTCTTAAAAAATAA
- a CDS encoding DUF2179 domain-containing protein, translated as MTEDNNKDVNKESSKIVEPVDYRTQDLKYDDVPKRKIKKVNTTFRRTQMSNFGLFFSKLYQPLSIQKIMLITIAMAIFFGALSVFFVKNVGIYNFGLAAIGQSVAKIVAVNTTELPHFISNLIDQIIFWLAYIILSIPIFIFGYKKIGKFFIFVTVVFLLVSSMVSIVIGLIPGANDVFIIGDFSNPVVKEALPENQKHLSSIIPLMWSDGGNIAALLVYATFYGVVLAFIFAIIQIIGGTAGVTGIVGEWYANVKQKSFGTISGYMNIIIVIFSVLVGSWLPGSILLQNAKQNFLTTNNIDIAFIPKEMAAVFNKAWNFELYLSPNFVATVFINVLYIVVLNKIYPKFKLVRLEIYSPLWEEIQNKIKNDRKIVAGSTVFRARGGYKGKKINVLVSVILFRHVLRIIHDVRKIDKDAFISISNVRSIDGWIYLPDKNF; from the coding sequence ATGACAGAAGATAATAACAAAGATGTAAATAAAGAAAGTTCCAAAATCGTTGAACCGGTAGATTATAGAACTCAAGATCTTAAATATGACGATGTTCCTAAAAGAAAAATTAAAAAAGTTAATACCACTTTTAGAAGAACTCAAATGTCAAATTTTGGACTCTTTTTTAGCAAACTTTACCAACCTTTATCGATTCAAAAAATAATGCTAATTACAATCGCAATGGCAATATTTTTTGGAGCCCTTAGTGTGTTTTTTGTTAAAAATGTAGGAATTTATAACTTTGGTTTAGCAGCCATTGGACAGTCGGTTGCTAAGATAGTTGCAGTTAATACTACAGAGCTTCCGCATTTTATTAGTAACTTAATTGACCAGATTATTTTCTGGCTGGCTTATATTATTTTATCGATTCCAATTTTTATATTTGGTTATAAAAAAATTGGTAAGTTTTTTATATTTGTAACCGTTGTATTTCTTTTAGTTTCTTCGATGGTATCAATTGTAATAGGATTAATTCCCGGAGCTAATGATGTATTTATAATTGGTGATTTTTCAAATCCAGTAGTTAAAGAAGCTCTGCCTGAAAATCAAAAGCATTTAAGTAGCATTATTCCATTAATGTGAAGCGATGGAGGAAATATCGCAGCGCTGCTGGTTTATGCGACATTTTATGGAGTAGTTCTTGCATTTATTTTTGCAATAATTCAAATCATTGGAGGAACTGCTGGAGTTACTGGAATAGTAGGAGAATGATACGCGAACGTAAAGCAAAAATCATTTGGAACTATATCTGGATATATGAATATTATTATCGTTATATTTTCGGTTTTAGTAGGTTCATGACTTCCAGGATCTATTCTTCTTCAAAATGCAAAACAAAACTTTTTAACAACTAATAATATTGATATAGCTTTTATTCCTAAAGAAATGGCAGCTGTATTTAATAAAGCTTGAAACTTTGAATTATATTTATCACCTAACTTTGTAGCTACAGTATTTATCAACGTTTTATATATAGTAGTTTTAAATAAAATTTATCCTAAATTTAAATTAGTTAGACTTGAAATTTATTCTCCACTATGAGAAGAAATTCAAAATAAAATTAAAAACGATAGAAAAATAGTAGCCGGATCTACCGTTTTTAGAGCCAGAGGTGGATATAAAGGTAAAAAGATAAATGTTTTAGTTTCAGTTATATTATTTAGACATGTTTTAAGAATAATTCATGACGTTAGAAAGATCGATAAAGACGCTTTTATTTCAATATCTAACGTTAGAAGTATTGATGGCTGAATTTATCTACCTGATAAAAACTTTTAA
- a CDS encoding carbohydrate ABC transporter permease — protein sequence MKKYLANKHWKKATIISSTLIVFAIALFWVSPFVFTLINSFKPLRESIDSSNFFKLPINSTQNNYSKSFSDINYFHAFLLTLGITIASNLSIIIFGSLAAWQLARTKKWYAKVIFYTFLVALIIPFQSIMFPLINDVAVKFNLRNVMGLIVLYTGFGISLSVFMIHGFIATIPLSLEEVAKVEGLGPIKTFFKVVIPLLRQILTTILILNTMWIWNDFLLPNLIKNAGSYNSFTLIVNLYSNIGVHALNPGQIMAGVTSIIIPVVVFFIVMQKNIVSGITNGAIK from the coding sequence ATGAAAAAATACCTTGCAAATAAACATTGAAAAAAAGCCACAATTATTTCATCAACATTAATTGTTTTTGCTATAGCACTATTTTGAGTTTCTCCTTTTGTATTTACTTTAATTAACTCATTTAAGCCATTAAGAGAATCTATTGATAGTTCAAACTTCTTTAAGCTTCCTATTAATTCAACTCAAAATAACTACAGCAAATCATTTTCAGATATAAATTATTTCCACGCGTTTTTACTAACTCTTGGAATTACGATAGCTTCAAATTTATCGATAATTATTTTTGGATCTCTAGCTGCATGACAATTAGCTAGAACCAAAAAATGATACGCCAAAGTTATCTTTTATACATTTTTAGTAGCGCTAATTATTCCATTCCAATCTATAATGTTCCCGCTCATTAATGACGTTGCAGTTAAATTTAACCTTCGTAACGTTATGGGTCTTATAGTTCTATATACTGGATTTGGAATTTCACTAAGTGTATTTATGATTCATGGCTTTATCGCAACTATTCCACTTTCTTTAGAAGAGGTGGCTAAAGTTGAAGGCCTAGGGCCAATTAAAACATTTTTCAAAGTAGTTATTCCGCTACTTAGACAAATACTAACTACTATATTAATATTAAATACAATGTGAATTTGAAACGACTTCTTGTTACCAAATTTAATAAAAAACGCTGGAAGTTATAATTCATTTACATTAATAGTTAATCTATATTCAAACATTGGAGTTCACGCACTTAACCCTGGTCAAATAATGGCCGGAGTAACTTCAATTATCATACCTGTTGTTGTCTTTTTTATCGTTATGCAAAAAAACATTGTTTCAGGAATTACAAATGGGGCTATAAAATAA
- a CDS encoding carbohydrate ABC transporter permease: MYKKRFFFGMILPSIIVFIIVILVPTILALGYSFTDWNGRSGKDLKASWIGFKNYVDIFKDSHFASRIGYTFVFSIASLLLVNIIAFALAYVLNSKLIKGRNIFRSFFFIPNIIGGLVIAYIWQSILQGVYYSIYKQEGSFATLNKWSGLLSMTVVYTWQMAGYIMLIYLAALQNVSKTLDEAAQIEGVSKFKRFKSVVIPAVLPALTVSFFLVLSGSFRMFDLNFILTNERPDSSLLAYDIYTTGDINTQYGLAEAKSVIFVILVSIISISQVAISKKFEVQA, encoded by the coding sequence ATGTATAAAAAAAGATTTTTCTTTGGGATGATTCTTCCCAGTATTATAGTTTTTATAATAGTTATTTTAGTGCCTACTATTTTGGCGCTAGGATACTCATTTACCGATTGAAATGGAAGAAGTGGAAAAGACTTAAAAGCATCTTGAATTGGCTTTAAAAATTATGTTGATATTTTTAAAGACTCCCATTTTGCTTCTCGGATTGGTTATACATTTGTATTTTCAATAGCTTCATTGCTCCTTGTTAATATAATCGCCTTTGCATTAGCTTACGTGCTTAATTCTAAGCTAATAAAAGGAAGAAATATTTTTAGAAGTTTTTTCTTTATTCCTAATATCATCGGAGGTCTTGTAATTGCCTACATATGACAAAGCATATTACAGGGCGTATACTATAGCATTTATAAACAAGAAGGTTCATTTGCAACGCTAAATAAATGAAGCGGACTGCTTTCTATGACAGTGGTTTACACTTGACAAATGGCCGGATATATTATGCTAATTTATCTAGCAGCTTTACAAAACGTTTCAAAAACTTTAGACGAAGCTGCTCAAATTGAAGGCGTTTCTAAATTTAAACGCTTTAAATCGGTGGTAATACCTGCAGTTCTGCCAGCACTTACAGTTTCCTTTTTCTTAGTTCTTAGTGGTTCATTTAGGATGTTTGATCTAAACTTTATTCTAACCAACGAGCGTCCTGATTCATCACTACTAGCTTATGATATTTATACCACCGGAGATATAAACACACAATATGGGCTTGCAGAAGCTAAATCCGTTATCTTTGTGATTTTAGTTTCTATTATTTCAATTTCACAAGTGGCTATATCTAAAAAATTCGAGGTACAAGCATAA